From the genome of Pseudomonas sp. TMP9, one region includes:
- a CDS encoding DUF1272 domain-containing protein → MLQLRPNCERCDCDLPADSPDAVICSFECTFCQTCAQQSLQGRCPNCGGELLRRPRRPPAELLQHPASTVRVNKP, encoded by the coding sequence ATGCTGCAATTACGCCCCAACTGTGAGCGCTGCGATTGTGACCTGCCGGCGGACTCACCGGATGCAGTGATCTGCTCTTTTGAGTGCACCTTTTGTCAAACATGTGCCCAGCAAAGCCTTCAGGGCAGGTGTCCAAACTGCGGCGGTGAGCTGCTACGTCGGCCGCGACGACCGCCAGCCGAATTGTTGCAACATCCAGCGTCAACAGTGCGGGTCAATAAGCCCTGA
- a CDS encoding patatin-like phospholipase family protein, translating to MSAIIIKSPALTIKAGKRAFARIRQQGLQPADVGILPGAAGGPKALGIQGLDLALFGDWLPRVPRERSLIGASIGSWRFASACLPDAAAGIRRLGELYTSQRYAKGVSMAEVSHSCSLMLEHLLGDDAASILTNAHYRLNIVVVKSRGLLQHDHRGALCLGLSSVIGNNLLGRARLGKHFERIILHDARQAPPLEALSDFPSRCLELDGENLRQALLASGSIPMVMQGVRDIPGAGPGTYRDGGLLDYHLDLPYSGDDIVLYPHFTDKVIPGWFDKGMPWRRGDEGRLQDVLLLAPSRDYLAGLPHGKLPDRRDFSRYLGDDSGRERYWRTAMSESRRLGDEFLELVESGRLGEQLQAL from the coding sequence ATGAGCGCGATAATAATCAAGTCCCCCGCCCTGACTATTAAGGCCGGTAAACGTGCATTCGCACGCATTCGCCAACAAGGCCTTCAACCGGCAGATGTCGGCATTTTGCCGGGTGCTGCAGGCGGGCCAAAGGCGTTGGGTATTCAGGGGCTAGACTTGGCACTGTTCGGCGACTGGTTGCCGCGAGTACCGCGTGAACGCTCGTTGATTGGTGCCTCTATCGGTTCTTGGCGTTTCGCCAGTGCATGTTTACCCGACGCTGCAGCCGGCATTCGACGCCTCGGTGAACTGTATACCTCACAACGCTATGCCAAAGGCGTGAGCATGGCTGAGGTGTCGCACAGTTGCAGCCTGATGCTGGAACACCTCCTGGGTGACGACGCAGCCAGCATCCTCACTAACGCCCACTACCGCTTGAATATCGTCGTGGTGAAAAGCCGTGGCTTGCTCCAGCATGATCATCGCGGCGCTCTATGTTTGGGCCTTTCTTCGGTGATTGGCAATAACCTGCTGGGTCGCGCGCGCTTGGGCAAACACTTTGAACGGATAATTTTGCACGACGCACGCCAGGCGCCACCGCTGGAAGCCCTCAGTGACTTCCCCTCGCGCTGCCTTGAGCTTGATGGCGAGAACTTGCGCCAGGCCTTGCTGGCGTCGGGCTCGATCCCGATGGTTATGCAAGGGGTGCGAGATATTCCCGGCGCTGGACCTGGAACTTACCGCGATGGTGGCCTGCTCGACTATCACCTCGACCTGCCTTACAGCGGTGATGACATCGTGCTGTACCCACACTTCACCGATAAGGTTATCCCCGGCTGGTTCGACAAAGGTATGCCTTGGCGCCGTGGTGACGAGGGGCGTTTGCAAGATGTGCTGCTGCTCGCGCCTTCACGCGACTATTTGGCAGGCTTGCCCCATGGAAAACTCCCTGACCGCAGAGATTTCAGCCGTTACCTCGGCGATGATTCCGGTCGTGAGCGCTATTGGCGCACCGCTATGAGCGAAAGCCGGCGCCTCGGTGATGAGTTCCTCGAACTGGTTGAAAGCGGTCGCCTCGGCGAGCAACTGCAAGCACTTTGA
- a CDS encoding DUF2970 domain-containing protein yields the protein MDNDQDKPLTLWEMLQSILSAALGVQSGKNRSRDFSRGKPSHFIILGVLFTAVFVLVIFAVVKLVLHMAGV from the coding sequence ATGGACAATGATCAAGATAAACCGCTAACACTGTGGGAAATGCTGCAGAGCATTTTAAGTGCAGCGCTGGGCGTGCAGAGCGGTAAGAACCGCAGCCGAGATTTCTCGCGCGGCAAGCCCAGTCACTTCATTATTCTCGGGGTACTGTTTACGGCCGTATTTGTGCTGGTGATCTTCGCTGTAGTCAAACTGGTGCTGCACATGGCGGGGGTTTGA